One window of Corynebacterium sp. P3-F1 genomic DNA carries:
- a CDS encoding GNAT family N-acetyltransferase has translation MFNFFGRASHPGWPEHTPTVHIPGNSTMRLRPLTSGDGRDWARMRIHDESFLRPVEPTVPGRWEEAHSPAAWRANWSNLRRFANDGIIVPLAIELDGRFVGQVTLGNIQHGAIGECWIGYWVYSRYAGRGIATVACALGVDHAFARIGLHRVTATFLPENPASGKVLAKAGFRPEGYLRENLHIDGAWRDHHFVAQNIDDLPGSAVERLAARGKLWI, from the coding sequence ATGTTCAATTTCTTCGGCCGGGCTAGCCACCCCGGCTGGCCCGAACACACCCCGACAGTGCACATCCCAGGGAACTCCACGATGCGGCTGCGGCCGTTGACCTCGGGCGACGGCCGAGACTGGGCCCGCATGCGCATTCACGACGAATCGTTTCTCCGGCCGGTGGAACCCACCGTTCCCGGTAGGTGGGAGGAGGCGCATTCGCCCGCGGCATGGCGGGCGAACTGGAGCAATCTGCGCCGCTTTGCAAACGACGGGATCATCGTGCCCCTCGCCATCGAGCTCGATGGGCGCTTCGTCGGCCAAGTCACTTTGGGGAATATTCAGCACGGGGCAATCGGGGAGTGCTGGATCGGGTATTGGGTGTACTCCCGCTACGCAGGCCGCGGCATTGCCACCGTCGCGTGCGCGCTCGGCGTCGACCACGCCTTCGCCAGGATCGGCCTGCACCGCGTCACTGCCACTTTTCTGCCCGAGAATCCGGCGTCGGGAAAAGTGTTGGCCAAAGCGGGCTTCCGGCCGGAGGGGTACCTCCGCGAAAATCTGCATATCGACGGAGCATGGCGCGACCACCACTTTGTCGCCCAGAATATTGATGACCTGCCGGGTTCCGCTGTGGAGCGTCTCGCGGCGCGGGGAAAACTCTGGATCTAG
- the glpR gene encoding gephyrin-like molybdotransferase receptor GlpR has protein sequence MSGSLSLIIVLIVVVWAIVLAPMVFGDSKPIRRSGEGYDETRVLHQGTTPLQARRRPKVTKADIHSFDEENDYEVLDPVADEEEVLIDDASSGSTSLKKLFARKDAVDGEIVEEASDSAAEADSEVTAEQVDEAGGVDEAGTVDEKEPGEYELDDSFLSPEDYGYSTVAKLEESPKVAQATVDEDEAAPKEPTEDELAFARARRGRGGWDPETAKRVREDRFRRRQRTLLGLVVVFGVAFVFAIVSGGWAWLAPAAAAGLLVWYLTALRTTVKKERALHERRVRQLRRARLGVISAAEDAPVPAHMRRPGAVIVEVDDESADFANLPTYRQETEPIREIA, from the coding sequence ATGTCCGGCAGCCTCAGCCTGATCATCGTTCTCATTGTCGTAGTGTGGGCGATCGTTCTCGCGCCAATGGTGTTTGGGGACTCCAAACCGATCCGGCGTTCCGGCGAAGGCTACGACGAGACGCGTGTGCTGCACCAGGGCACCACTCCGCTCCAGGCGCGTCGCCGTCCGAAGGTGACTAAAGCGGATATCCACAGCTTCGACGAAGAGAACGATTACGAGGTTCTCGATCCAGTCGCGGATGAAGAAGAGGTGCTTATCGACGACGCTTCCTCCGGCTCCACTTCCCTGAAGAAGCTCTTCGCCCGCAAAGACGCCGTCGACGGCGAAATCGTGGAGGAAGCCTCTGATTCCGCTGCAGAAGCCGACTCCGAGGTCACAGCAGAGCAGGTCGATGAAGCTGGGGGGGTCGACGAAGCGGGGACTGTCGACGAAAAAGAGCCGGGCGAGTACGAGCTCGATGACTCTTTCCTTTCTCCGGAGGACTACGGCTACTCGACCGTCGCAAAGCTCGAAGAATCGCCTAAGGTTGCGCAGGCCACCGTGGACGAGGACGAAGCGGCACCGAAGGAGCCGACGGAAGACGAGCTGGCCTTTGCCCGTGCGCGTCGTGGCCGCGGGGGCTGGGACCCGGAGACCGCCAAGCGTGTCCGTGAGGACCGCTTCCGCCGCCGGCAGCGCACCCTGCTCGGGCTCGTGGTCGTCTTTGGTGTTGCTTTCGTGTTCGCAATCGTCTCCGGAGGTTGGGCGTGGCTCGCTCCGGCTGCGGCGGCAGGCCTTCTCGTGTGGTACCTGACGGCGTTGCGCACGACGGTGAAGAAGGAGCGCGCGCTTCACGAACGCCGCGTGCGCCAGTTGCGTCGTGCGCGCCTTGGTGTCATTTCAGCTGCTGAAGATGCTCCGGTGCCCGCGCACATGCGTCGCCCGGGAGCTGTCATTGTGGAAGTGGACGACGAGAGCGCGGATTTCGCCAACCTGCCCACCTACCGCCAGGAAACCGAACCGATCCGAGAAATCGCTTAG
- a CDS encoding hotdog fold domain-containing protein: MTTSFSTQVNTNPGKSAQLWEKFSDTKLKRLLFSAFYSVKAPYFRTVMPRIQVAEPGRCVVRLGKWWGVQNHIGTFHVIAGLNGAEAAMGLLCEVTVPDTHRWIPRGMRADYPAKSTGGLTITATADFPEFETITRETGGQLVTINCEIVDDAGVEPITAEIDVWVTAKKK; the protein is encoded by the coding sequence ATGACGACCTCCTTTTCCACTCAGGTGAACACCAACCCCGGCAAATCGGCTCAGCTCTGGGAGAAGTTCAGCGACACGAAACTCAAACGCCTCCTTTTCTCCGCGTTCTATTCGGTGAAGGCCCCCTACTTCCGCACGGTGATGCCCCGCATCCAGGTCGCTGAACCGGGTCGCTGCGTCGTCCGCCTCGGGAAGTGGTGGGGCGTGCAGAACCACATCGGCACATTCCACGTCATCGCCGGACTCAACGGCGCTGAAGCAGCCATGGGGCTGCTGTGCGAGGTGACGGTGCCGGACACCCACCGTTGGATCCCGCGCGGCATGCGCGCTGACTACCCTGCGAAGTCCACGGGTGGGCTCACCATCACCGCGACCGCTGACTTCCCCGAATTTGAGACGATCACGCGTGAGACCGGTGGCCAGCTCGTCACCATCAACTGCGAGATTGTCGACGATGCGGGCGTGGAGCCGATCACCGCGGAGATCGATGTCTGGGTCACCGCTAAGAAGAAATAA
- a CDS encoding DNA-3-methyladenine glycosylase I: MTTTLIDDTHAFELLSLEVFLPGLSWSLIEKKRDALREVFCDFDPDIVAEFDDEDIEYLMDNPDIIRNRRKINAVVTNAQATIAMREHYNQSLSELINWFLETDNLRDGLSLTAYLRPLGFVYIGPKTMDGMIEMLISS; encoded by the coding sequence ATGACAACAACGCTTATCGACGACACGCACGCATTCGAACTGCTTAGCCTCGAAGTCTTTCTCCCCGGCTTGTCCTGGAGCCTGATCGAGAAGAAGCGCGACGCCTTGAGGGAAGTTTTCTGCGATTTCGATCCGGACATCGTCGCTGAATTCGACGACGAGGATATCGAGTACCTCATGGACAACCCCGACATCATCCGTAACCGGCGCAAAATCAACGCTGTGGTGACAAACGCCCAAGCCACGATCGCCATGCGGGAGCACTATAACCAGTCTCTCTCGGAACTGATCAACTGGTTCCTCGAAACGGATAATCTCAGAGACGGCCTATCGCTCACCGCTTACCTGCGGCCGTTGGGTTTCGTCTACATCGGGCCAAAGACGATGGACGGAATGATCGAGATGCTTATTTCTTCTTAG
- a CDS encoding DoxX family protein has product MNSPALRDFALLMARLVLGVVFIAHGYQHWIGNGMRRTAEQFAQSGVPQPRLSAYLAGSVELVGGAMLIIGLLTTIVAGILALMMVAAAYFVHLGAGFFASDGGIEYPLILVVLLGLIVVFGSGRVSLDKVLVDG; this is encoded by the coding sequence ATGAATAGCCCCGCCCTCCGCGATTTCGCCCTGCTCATGGCGCGGCTCGTACTTGGTGTCGTGTTCATAGCGCACGGTTACCAGCACTGGATCGGCAACGGAATGCGGCGCACAGCCGAGCAGTTCGCGCAGTCGGGAGTTCCGCAACCCCGTCTGTCCGCCTATCTCGCCGGTTCAGTGGAACTGGTGGGGGGTGCGATGCTGATCATCGGTTTGCTGACCACGATTGTCGCCGGCATTCTCGCGCTGATGATGGTCGCCGCTGCATATTTCGTGCACTTAGGTGCCGGATTCTTCGCCTCCGACGGCGGAATCGAATACCCGTTGATACTAGTCGTCCTCCTTGGGCTCATCGTTGTGTTTGGTTCTGGCCGCGTTAGTTTGGACAAGGTGCTCGTCGATGGTTGA
- a CDS encoding zf-HC2 domain-containing protein, with amino-acid sequence MVDHDDVQAALSARLDGEDANIADDVLDAHLAECAECQRYWDQSLRLSRSLSFVDAEGPMSPPEDLSDVIYAGVETEFRRVSARRVLFMSLCRVVLVLLAVVYLVWAGRLLVPEVTDLVLGAASVRVGIAAALLFVSWKPSQIPGVLLIVGAMFGFSLGFAVLETITGGAAPWPQLFTLLFTCVVLVTMWAVDNGNPLRVLNARPM; translated from the coding sequence ATGGTTGACCATGACGATGTGCAAGCTGCGCTTTCCGCGCGGCTCGACGGTGAAGACGCGAACATCGCCGACGATGTCCTTGACGCGCATCTCGCCGAATGCGCGGAATGCCAACGATACTGGGACCAGTCCCTGCGGCTGTCCCGCTCCCTGAGCTTTGTCGACGCGGAAGGGCCAATGTCGCCTCCGGAAGATCTTTCGGACGTGATCTACGCCGGGGTGGAAACCGAATTTCGCCGGGTATCCGCGCGCCGGGTGCTCTTCATGTCTTTGTGCCGGGTGGTCTTGGTGCTCCTCGCAGTCGTCTACCTCGTGTGGGCAGGACGGCTCCTCGTTCCGGAGGTGACCGATCTCGTGCTCGGAGCCGCCTCGGTCCGGGTCGGCATCGCGGCGGCGCTGCTGTTTGTCAGCTGGAAGCCGTCCCAGATCCCGGGGGTGCTGCTCATCGTGGGGGCGATGTTCGGTTTCAGCCTCGGCTTCGCGGTGCTAGAAACCATCACTGGGGGAGCAGCCCCGTGGCCGCAACTGTTCACGCTGCTGTTCACTTGCGTCGTTCTCGTCACAATGTGGGCTGTGGACAACGGCAATCCATTGCGTGTTCTCAATGCGCGACCGATGTGA
- a CDS encoding dolichyl-phosphate-mannose--protein mannosyltransferase, with product MSVPWSRQDTVLTAAIGFLALFTRFVGLTSATSSGTPVFDEKHYVPQAWDIARSWFNPVLGGIESNPGYGLVVHPPLAKRIEAAGEMVFGYTPLGWRVMAAFFASAVVVFTMLLARRLSQSRMIALFAGVMALCDGVLLVIGRFGMLDVFILLFVVMAAWTLAGDMRQVHQRFHDAYLDGEINPRLGFRWWRFATGVLLGCALAVKWSGLYYIAFFGLLSSFYDLWLRRRYGVKNPVRETLMKDVPSALASIVLIPAILYVWSWRAWFASETAVYRHSLSDGTIANSDWPGLANLPESIAGWLYYHFSVLKFHSELTSSSGHSHPWDSKPWSWLVASRPILYYSSTGIECAGGQECRRMIYLFGTPAIWWLTVPILLWAIWAWISRKDRRVILPLIGFAAGFLPWLAAFDRQMYFFYAAPLVPFTIVLLALALGELSKRGKPVPWMSRLAGTITSGQLGVIVYLAAVIGMFLYFSPILYGFVIPDNIYNQLMWLPSWK from the coding sequence GTGAGCGTCCCGTGGTCCCGCCAAGACACCGTTCTGACTGCCGCGATCGGATTCCTCGCGTTGTTCACGCGCTTTGTGGGCCTGACGTCCGCGACATCGAGCGGAACACCCGTCTTCGACGAGAAGCACTACGTCCCCCAGGCGTGGGATATTGCGCGATCATGGTTCAATCCGGTCCTCGGCGGCATCGAGTCGAACCCGGGATACGGTCTTGTCGTCCACCCGCCTTTGGCGAAGCGGATTGAGGCGGCCGGTGAAATGGTCTTCGGGTACACGCCGCTGGGGTGGCGTGTGATGGCCGCGTTCTTCGCCTCCGCTGTGGTGGTGTTCACGATGCTGCTCGCGCGACGTTTATCCCAATCCCGGATGATCGCTCTCTTCGCCGGTGTCATGGCTCTGTGCGACGGAGTGCTGCTAGTAATCGGCCGATTCGGCATGCTCGATGTGTTCATACTGCTGTTCGTTGTCATGGCCGCCTGGACCTTGGCGGGCGACATGCGGCAGGTCCACCAGCGTTTCCACGATGCTTACCTCGACGGCGAAATCAACCCCCGGCTAGGATTTCGGTGGTGGCGTTTCGCCACCGGTGTGCTGCTCGGCTGCGCGTTGGCGGTGAAGTGGTCGGGCCTGTACTACATCGCGTTTTTCGGTCTGCTCTCATCCTTTTACGACCTGTGGCTCCGGCGGCGCTACGGGGTGAAAAACCCTGTTCGGGAAACACTGATGAAAGATGTCCCCTCCGCGCTAGCGTCGATCGTGCTCATCCCTGCAATCCTCTACGTTTGGTCGTGGCGCGCATGGTTCGCCTCGGAGACTGCTGTGTACCGCCATTCGCTTTCCGACGGCACAATTGCCAACTCCGACTGGCCTGGCCTGGCCAACCTCCCGGAATCCATTGCCGGTTGGCTGTACTACCACTTCTCGGTGCTCAAATTTCACTCCGAACTGACCTCCTCTTCCGGCCATTCCCACCCGTGGGATTCCAAGCCCTGGTCGTGGCTGGTCGCTTCCCGCCCGATCCTCTACTACTCCTCCACCGGAATCGAGTGTGCAGGCGGGCAAGAGTGCCGGCGGATGATCTATCTCTTCGGCACCCCCGCGATCTGGTGGTTGACGGTGCCGATTCTGCTTTGGGCCATCTGGGCGTGGATTTCGCGCAAGGACCGCCGCGTCATCCTGCCCCTGATCGGTTTCGCGGCAGGGTTCTTGCCGTGGCTGGCCGCCTTTGACAGGCAAATGTACTTCTTCTACGCCGCTCCCCTCGTGCCGTTCACCATCGTGCTGCTTGCGTTAGCGCTCGGTGAGCTGTCTAAGCGCGGCAAACCGGTGCCGTGGATGAGCAGGTTGGCGGGAACCATCACATCCGGTCAGCTCGGAGTGATCGTCTACCTTGCAGCGGTGATCGGAATGTTCCTTTACTTCTCGCCGATCCTCTACGGATTCGTCATTCCGGACAACATCTACAACCAGCTCATGTGGTTGCCGAGCTGGAAGTAG
- the rsmI gene encoding 16S rRNA (cytidine(1402)-2'-O)-methyltransferase: METHYLPTRGIVLAATPLGNVGDATARLVHALEHADVIAAEDTRRTRNLASALGVNITGKIVSNFDHNEDKRVAELIGMARNSVVLVVTDAGMPLVSDPGHSIVTAAHDEGIPVTCLPGPSAVTTALALSGLGVGRFIFDGFAPRKPGARATWLESLKNERRAVCFFESPHRLEATLTEAANVLGQRQAAVCRELTKTYEEVKRGTLAELADWSREGVKGEVTVVIDGGTESAEPEDVLALVQQRVDDGMRPKDAVKEVAKGAGIKAGELYDAFITARSS; this comes from the coding sequence ATGGAAACTCACTACCTGCCCACGCGCGGAATCGTGCTCGCGGCTACCCCGCTGGGCAACGTCGGGGATGCCACGGCGCGCCTCGTGCATGCGCTTGAACATGCCGATGTCATCGCGGCGGAGGACACTCGGCGCACCCGGAACCTTGCGTCCGCTCTTGGTGTAAATATCACGGGCAAGATCGTCTCCAACTTCGACCACAACGAGGACAAGAGGGTTGCCGAACTCATCGGCATGGCCCGCAACTCTGTGGTGCTCGTAGTCACGGATGCGGGAATGCCGCTCGTGTCCGACCCCGGGCACTCCATCGTGACGGCCGCACATGATGAAGGCATTCCCGTCACATGTCTGCCCGGGCCATCTGCGGTGACTACAGCTCTCGCCCTGTCCGGTCTTGGTGTCGGACGTTTCATTTTTGACGGATTCGCGCCCCGGAAACCTGGCGCACGCGCCACGTGGCTGGAGTCGCTCAAGAATGAGAGGCGCGCGGTGTGCTTTTTCGAGTCCCCGCATCGTCTCGAGGCCACGCTTACCGAGGCTGCGAATGTGCTTGGGCAGCGCCAGGCGGCTGTGTGCCGCGAATTGACCAAGACCTACGAAGAAGTGAAACGCGGCACCCTCGCGGAGCTCGCCGACTGGTCCCGAGAGGGGGTCAAGGGTGAAGTCACGGTCGTGATCGACGGGGGAACGGAGTCCGCTGAACCGGAGGATGTCCTCGCGCTTGTGCAGCAGCGCGTCGACGACGGGATGCGCCCCAAGGACGCGGTGAAAGAAGTCGCGAAAGGCGCGGGTATCAAGGCGGGCGAGCTTTACGACGCCTTCATAACTGCTCGCAGCTCCTAG
- a CDS encoding BCCT family transporter: MNGNDQVRDPHDPDASPHAEDPIKHNRPATAELQDLLDAQNIGSQQKISDPEDALERASESDDLKIDWAVVGPLAAIVIAVVVWGLFGTESFGAFSDEAFSWVIGNLGWAYVFFGTVFVVFIIVMAVSKFGKIRLGASDEQPEFSMISWIAMMFAAGMGIGLMFFGASEPLNFYRDGVPGMDSADAVGTAMAQTMFHWTLHPWAVYAIIGLAIAYSTFRLGRIQLLSSAFIPLIGEKRAEGWLGKLIDGLAIFATIFGTSCSLGLGALQISTGLEASGLVDSPSTKLTIGIVAVLTLAFLLSAMSGVGNGIQWVSNFNLIIAAVLAVFVFVFGPTLTQLNMLPTAINSYLDQFFLMASRTAESADSSAGEWLGSWTIFYWAWWISWSPFVGAFLARISRGRTIREFCIGVTLVPAGLSTVWFCIFGGTAIHLEQNGKSIYGDGASEQQLFKLLHTLPGGYVLGILALILLGTFFITSADSASTVMGSLSQNGKTDAKPVLTGMWGLATAAVGLTLLIAGGDDALNSLQSVTIAAATPFLFILILLMFAIVKDVSNDTIYLDMKEERRFAHQLAIERRMHRDAVARARKRQRMFGNRR, translated from the coding sequence ATGAACGGTAACGATCAAGTTCGCGACCCCCATGACCCCGATGCTAGCCCGCACGCGGAGGATCCGATCAAGCACAACCGCCCAGCTACGGCGGAACTGCAGGACCTTCTGGATGCACAGAACATCGGCAGCCAACAGAAGATCTCCGATCCGGAAGACGCCCTCGAGCGCGCTTCAGAAAGTGATGACCTGAAAATCGACTGGGCTGTTGTCGGCCCGCTCGCCGCGATCGTCATCGCTGTCGTTGTGTGGGGCCTATTCGGAACGGAAAGCTTCGGCGCCTTCTCCGACGAGGCCTTCAGCTGGGTGATTGGGAATCTCGGCTGGGCATACGTCTTCTTCGGCACGGTCTTCGTCGTGTTCATCATTGTGATGGCGGTGTCGAAGTTCGGGAAAATCCGCTTGGGCGCCTCCGACGAACAGCCGGAATTCAGCATGATCTCGTGGATCGCAATGATGTTCGCCGCCGGCATGGGCATTGGTCTGATGTTCTTCGGTGCGTCCGAGCCGCTGAACTTCTACCGTGACGGAGTGCCTGGCATGGACAGCGCGGACGCGGTGGGTACGGCAATGGCTCAGACAATGTTCCACTGGACGCTGCACCCGTGGGCGGTATACGCCATCATCGGCCTTGCCATCGCGTACTCCACGTTCCGCCTCGGCCGTATACAGTTGCTTTCAAGCGCCTTCATTCCGCTCATCGGCGAGAAGCGAGCGGAGGGATGGCTGGGCAAGCTTATCGACGGCCTCGCCATCTTCGCCACCATCTTCGGCACCTCTTGCTCTCTGGGGCTGGGGGCCCTTCAGATTTCCACCGGGTTGGAGGCATCGGGGCTCGTCGATTCGCCGTCGACGAAGCTCACGATCGGTATCGTCGCCGTGCTGACTTTGGCGTTCCTGTTGTCCGCAATGTCGGGCGTGGGCAATGGCATTCAGTGGGTATCCAACTTCAACCTGATCATCGCTGCTGTGCTCGCGGTGTTCGTCTTCGTGTTCGGCCCGACACTGACTCAGCTGAACATGCTGCCGACCGCGATCAATTCCTACCTGGACCAGTTCTTCCTCATGGCATCCCGAACCGCGGAATCAGCTGATTCCTCCGCCGGGGAATGGCTGGGCAGCTGGACCATCTTCTACTGGGCATGGTGGATTTCCTGGTCCCCGTTTGTGGGAGCCTTCTTGGCCCGCATTTCGCGCGGCCGCACCATACGCGAGTTCTGCATCGGTGTCACTCTGGTTCCTGCTGGTCTGTCGACTGTGTGGTTCTGCATCTTCGGAGGAACCGCCATCCACCTGGAGCAGAACGGCAAGTCGATTTACGGCGATGGTGCGTCCGAGCAGCAGCTGTTCAAGCTGCTGCACACTCTGCCCGGCGGTTACGTTTTGGGAATCCTCGCTCTGATCCTGCTCGGTACCTTTTTCATCACCTCGGCTGATTCAGCATCGACGGTCATGGGGTCGCTGTCTCAGAATGGCAAGACAGACGCGAAGCCGGTGCTCACCGGTATGTGGGGTCTAGCTACCGCGGCAGTTGGTTTGACGTTGCTCATTGCGGGTGGCGACGATGCCTTGAACTCTCTACAGAGCGTCACCATCGCGGCTGCGACTCCGTTCCTGTTCATCTTGATTCTGCTGATGTTCGCCATTGTGAAGGATGTCAGCAACGACACGATTTACCTTGACATGAAGGAGGAGCGGCGCTTTGCCCACCAGCTCGCTATTGAACGCCGCATGCACCGCGACGCAGTCGCCCGGGCCCGCAAACGGCAGCGCATGTTCGGCAATAGGCGCTAG
- the metG gene encoding methionine--tRNA ligase, protein MTVSPNNPTSENVLVCVAWPYANGPRHIGHVAGFGVPSDVFARYQRMVGNNVLMVSGTDEHGTPLLVQADKEGVTVKELADRYNRQIVEDLAGLGLSYDLFTRTTTRNHYAVVQELFKGLYANGYMIKETTQGAISPSTGRTLPDRYIEGTCPICGADDARGDQCDNCGNQLDPVDLINPVSKINGETPEFVETEHFMLDLPALHDALKEWLEARQDWRPNVLKFSLNLLEDMRPRSMTRDIDWGIPVPVEGWENDPGKKLYVWFDAVIGYLSASIEWAARTGNPDAWKQFWQDPQTQGFYFMGKDNITFHSQIWPGELLGYAGKGSKGGQVHELGELNLPTEVVSSEFLTMSGSKFSSSKGVVIYVKDFLAEFGPDPLRYFIAVAGPENNDTDFTWDEFVRRVNNELANGWGNLVNRTVSMAHKNFGEVPQPGELLDVDRAILDLASQTFDAAGAELGLAHFKAAITKVMHVVGEANAYIADQQPWKLAKDESQRERLATVLWTALQVVSDCNAMLTPFIPHTAQKVHETLGRDGIWAASPVVKEVTDDEDLELVGVGLPEQGQTYPVITGEYASQKAVWARVDIEPGTKLEKPQPLVAKLDPELGETGPEWAPVQ, encoded by the coding sequence ATGACTGTCTCCCCGAACAACCCCACCTCCGAAAATGTTCTCGTGTGCGTGGCGTGGCCGTATGCGAACGGGCCGCGCCACATCGGCCACGTCGCCGGTTTCGGTGTCCCGTCCGATGTGTTCGCGCGCTACCAGCGCATGGTGGGAAACAACGTGCTCATGGTCTCGGGTACTGACGAGCACGGCACTCCGCTTCTGGTCCAAGCGGACAAAGAAGGTGTGACTGTCAAGGAGCTGGCCGACCGTTACAACCGCCAGATCGTGGAAGACCTCGCGGGCTTGGGATTGTCTTACGACTTGTTCACCCGCACCACGACCCGCAACCACTATGCGGTCGTGCAGGAGCTGTTCAAGGGCCTGTATGCCAACGGCTACATGATCAAGGAGACCACCCAGGGCGCGATCTCTCCGTCGACAGGCCGCACTCTTCCGGACCGTTACATCGAAGGAACCTGTCCGATATGCGGCGCCGATGATGCCCGCGGCGACCAATGTGACAACTGTGGCAACCAGCTCGACCCAGTCGATTTGATCAATCCCGTCTCCAAAATCAATGGCGAGACCCCGGAGTTCGTCGAGACCGAGCACTTCATGCTTGATCTGCCCGCGCTTCACGACGCCCTGAAGGAATGGCTCGAGGCCCGCCAAGACTGGCGCCCGAACGTGCTCAAGTTCTCCTTGAACCTGCTTGAGGACATGCGCCCGCGTTCCATGACCCGTGACATCGACTGGGGCATTCCCGTTCCCGTCGAAGGGTGGGAAAATGACCCGGGTAAGAAGCTCTACGTGTGGTTCGATGCCGTCATTGGCTACCTGTCTGCCTCCATCGAGTGGGCAGCGCGCACCGGTAACCCGGACGCGTGGAAGCAGTTCTGGCAAGATCCGCAGACCCAGGGCTTCTACTTCATGGGCAAGGACAACATCACCTTCCACTCCCAGATCTGGCCGGGTGAACTGCTCGGTTACGCCGGCAAGGGATCGAAGGGCGGCCAGGTCCACGAGCTTGGCGAGCTAAACCTGCCCACCGAGGTTGTGTCTTCTGAGTTCCTCACCATGTCCGGTTCGAAGTTCTCCTCCTCCAAGGGTGTAGTTATCTACGTCAAGGACTTCCTCGCCGAGTTTGGTCCCGATCCGCTGCGCTACTTCATCGCTGTCGCCGGCCCAGAGAACAACGACACGGACTTCACCTGGGACGAGTTTGTCCGCCGCGTGAACAACGAGCTCGCCAACGGCTGGGGCAACCTGGTCAACCGCACCGTATCCATGGCACACAAGAACTTCGGGGAGGTGCCGCAGCCGGGCGAGCTTCTCGACGTCGACCGCGCCATCCTCGACCTTGCCTCCCAGACCTTCGATGCCGCCGGCGCAGAACTCGGACTTGCTCACTTCAAGGCTGCGATCACCAAGGTGATGCACGTTGTCGGTGAGGCGAACGCGTACATTGCGGACCAGCAGCCGTGGAAGCTGGCGAAGGACGAATCCCAGCGCGAACGCCTTGCAACCGTCTTGTGGACGGCCCTCCAGGTGGTCTCCGATTGCAACGCCATGTTGACCCCGTTCATCCCGCACACCGCGCAGAAAGTTCACGAGACCCTCGGCCGCGATGGAATCTGGGCTGCGTCCCCGGTTGTCAAGGAAGTCACTGATGATGAGGATCTCGAGCTTGTCGGTGTCGGCCTGCCCGAGCAGGGCCAGACGTACCCGGTGATCACCGGTGAGTACGCGTCCCAGAAGGCAGTGTGGGCACGCGTGGACATTGAGCCGGGAACCAAGCTGGAGAAACCGCAACCTCTGGTGGCCAAGCTGGACCCCGAGCTCGGCGAGACTGGCCCCGAGTGGGCGCCGGTGCAGTAG
- a CDS encoding HNH endonuclease signature motif containing protein — protein sequence MSSTIVDLRPAKERTVAGYVPPPSVRAYAQGRDGTCIYPGCDQPAWNCQLDHRIPFEEGGQTTADNLFCLCQHHHNCKTDKRAMYVPDPITGDIVWLFSDGTYAIVDTEGLFARHTTPTAPRWKCTLDDIQRLKRKREQFLAKGHTILDTYDIDRDFEACVAALIELEREFSLDFPFFPEVQ from the coding sequence ATGAGCTCGACCATTGTGGACCTCCGCCCCGCGAAGGAGCGCACGGTTGCCGGCTACGTTCCGCCGCCGTCGGTACGCGCCTATGCGCAGGGCCGAGACGGCACCTGCATCTATCCGGGATGCGATCAGCCCGCGTGGAACTGCCAGCTCGACCACCGCATCCCCTTCGAGGAGGGCGGCCAAACGACGGCCGATAACCTGTTCTGCCTGTGCCAGCATCATCACAACTGCAAAACCGATAAACGGGCGATGTATGTGCCCGACCCGATCACGGGCGACATCGTGTGGCTCTTCTCAGACGGAACCTACGCAATTGTCGACACGGAGGGCCTCTTCGCCCGCCACACCACCCCGACTGCTCCGCGCTGGAAGTGCACTCTCGACGATATCCAGCGGTTGAAGCGGAAGCGCGAACAGTTCCTCGCTAAAGGCCACACGATTCTGGACACCTACGATATCGACCGCGACTTTGAGGCCTGCGTAGCTGCCCTCATCGAGCTAGAGCGGGAATTCAGCTTGGACTTCCCCTTCTTCCCGGAGGTGCAGTGA
- a CDS encoding DUF3806 domain-containing protein, with protein sequence MEFHDIDAATRSQIDRDLAEAAVAGVNGSIDDIVASFEEVLGEYLALEPDLRRAYSRGDVARMYGTALGDAFIREHDFAWQLLIDDYGTDLVVTSPDHDMYTAPMVVVDTRFEDEEPGKLTAFITQFLGN encoded by the coding sequence ATGGAGTTCCACGACATCGATGCCGCCACCCGCTCACAGATCGACCGCGACCTCGCCGAAGCCGCCGTCGCCGGAGTCAACGGATCGATCGACGACATCGTCGCGTCTTTCGAAGAGGTTTTGGGTGAGTACCTCGCCCTCGAGCCGGACCTCCGGCGAGCATATTCCCGCGGCGACGTAGCCCGCATGTACGGCACGGCGCTCGGCGACGCATTCATCCGCGAGCACGACTTCGCATGGCAATTGCTTATCGACGACTACGGCACCGACCTCGTCGTCACCTCCCCCGACCACGACATGTACACCGCTCCCATGGTGGTCGTGGACACCCGATTCGAGGATGAGGAACCGGGGAAGTTGACCGCCTTCATCACACAGTTCTTGGGCAACTAG